A segment of the Amycolatopsis thermophila genome:
CGACGAGGTGCTCGACCGCACCGCCTGACGACGGCGCCCGGTCACCAGGAGCGCACGTGCACGTCCGCCTCGGTGACCTCGCCGCCGGTGATCCGGTAGGCGCGCACCGAGCGGGTCCACGGTGGACCGGTCGCCACGATGACGTGCCAGATCGACGGGTCGTCCGCGTGCTCGACGTCCAGTGTGGACGGACACGCGGGTCCGGCCGTGTGCGAGTGGTAGATCGCCAGCGGGACCTCACCGCGCTCGTCCATCGCGCGGAACTGCGCGAGCAGTTCGGCCGGGTCGGCACGGTGCCGGTGCGGCTCGCGGGCCACGTTGCGCAGTGGCACGGCGCGCTGCCGGGTGTGGTCCTCGGCGAGCGCGGCGATCAGGCCGTTCGCCTCGACCGGGTGGTCGGACTGCGCGTGGGCGAGCACCGTGGCGTAGACGTCCGCCCGCAGGACGAGCCCGCAGAGATCCGGGCCCGTTGCGGGCGGACGCGCGGGGGAGCTCATTCCGGCCAGGCGTTGCCGCGGATGATCTCCACGAAGTCCGCCCGGGTGAACCCCGGGTCGAACGCGGCGAGCACGTCGTCGTTCATGGTGCCGAACGTGGTGTCCGGGCGGTCCTTCATCCCGGTGTAGAAGGCGTGCAGGATGCCGTTCTTGAAATCGGGGCGCGGGTGCGCGGCCACGACCGCGTCACGCTGCTCCGCGGTGATCTGGTCCAGCTCCAGGCCGAGCACGTCGGTCTCGACGCCGAGGGTGACGACGTGGACCTCGGGCTCCAGGTGGTCCGGGATCCCCGGCGTGGTGTGCAGCGCGATCGCCAGCCACACCGTGCGCGCCTCGGCCTCGCTCCAGCCGTGCCCGAGCAGGAAGTCGCGGGCCAGGTCGGCGCCGTCCACCTCGAACCGCTGCTTGGTGCTGCGGTACTTCTCGGTCAGGCCGAGGTCGTGGAACAGGGCGCCCACGTAGGCGGCCTCCGGGTCGACGGTCAGGCCGCGGTGGCGGGCCTTGAGGCTGCCCCACAGGAACACCCGTCGGGAGTGGTGGAACAGCAGGTCGTCCTCGGCGGCCCGGACGAGGTCGGTGGCTTCCCTCGCGAGGGCGGAGTCGGGAACGGCTATCCCGGCGATGGTCTCGGTCACGGTCGGTGCCTCCCGGTTCGGCGGAATTCGGACTTCACCACCGATACTCCGCCGCCGGGTACCCAGGCGCCGCCCGATGACGGACACGTTCCCCTCGATTTCGGACATGCCGCCGGGTTCGCCGGAGGCGCGGTCAGCCCACGTGCCGTCCCAGATCGAGCGTGTGGCCCATGCGCTCCTGCTTGGTCCGCAGGTAGCGCAGGTTGTGCGGGGTCGGCGCGGTGGGCAGTGCGACCGAACCGGCGATCTGCACGCCGTGGCCCGCCAGATCGCCGTGTTTGCCGGGGTTGTTCGTCACGAGCCGGATCCTCGTGATCCCGAGTTCGCCGAGGATGTGCGCCGCCGTGCCGTAGGAGCGGGCATCGACCGGGAGGCCCTGTGCGAGGTTGGCTTCGATCGTGTCGAGACCGCTGTCCTGGAGGGCGTACGCGCGGATCTTGCCGGCCAGGCCGATCCCGCGGCCTTCGTGACCCCGCAGGTACACCACGGCTCCGGCACCTTCGGCGGCGATCGCCCTGAGCGCCTGCTCGAGCTGGGCGCCGCAGTCGCAGCGCAGCGATCCGAGGATGTCGCCGGTGAGGCATTCGCTGTGCACCCGGACCAGCGCACCGCCCGGGGTGCGGGCCGCCGCGGCGGCGTCACCGTGGACGAGCGCGAGGTGTTCGGTCCCGTCCGGAAGGGACCGGAACGCCAGCGCCCGGAACTCGCCGAACACGGTCGGCATGGCCGCCGTCGCGACGAGCTCCACGCGGCGTTCGGTGGTCTGCCGGTACCGGACCAGGTCGGCGATGGCGAGCACCGGCAGGTCGTGCTCCCGGGCGAACGCCCCGAGCGCTTCGCCGCGAAGCATGGACCCGTCCGGTCCGACGAGCTCCCCGATCACGCCGACCGGCTCCTGCCCGGCGAGGCGGAGCAAATCCACCGCGGCCTCGGTGTGGCCGGGACGCTGCAGCACGCCACCGGGCCGGGCCCGCAAGGGGAAGACGTGGCCGGGCCGGCGCAGGTGCTCGGGACGGGTGGCGGGGTCGGCCAGGGACCGCAGCGTCGCCGCGCGGTCCGCCGCGGAGACGCCGGTGCCGGTGCCGGCGTGGTCGACGGTCACGGTGAACGCGGTCCCGTGCGGGTCGGTGTTGTCCGGGACCATCGGCGGCAGCCGCAGCGCATCGGCGCGCTCGGCGGACATCGGGGCGCAGACGATCCCCGTCGTGTGCCGGACGACGAACGCCACCTGCTCGGCGGTGGCGGTCGCGGCGGCCAGGACCAGATCGCCCTCGTCCTCACGGTCGGCGTCGTCGGTCACGACGATCATCCGGCCCTCGGCGAGAGCGGTGACCGCCCCACGCACGGACTCCGGCTGTGACCGCGCGGCCCTCACGCCGCCGCCTCGAGCGTCTCGTGCCAGCCGAGAACTCCGCACGCGACGTTGAGGGCCCGGGACAGCGCCAGCGCGTGCTGCCGGGCCTGGTGCAAGTGCGGGGCGACGGCGGCGCGGCGGCGCAGTCCGCCTTCGTAG
Coding sequences within it:
- a CDS encoding M67 family metallopeptidase, yielding MSSPARPPATGPDLCGLVLRADVYATVLAHAQSDHPVEANGLIAALAEDHTRQRAVPLRNVAREPHRHRADPAELLAQFRAMDERGEVPLAIYHSHTAGPACPSTLDVEHADDPSIWHVIVATGPPWTRSVRAYRITGGEVTEADVHVRSW
- a CDS encoding bifunctional 3,4-dihydroxy-2-butanone-4-phosphate synthase/GTP cyclohydrolase II codes for the protein MRGAVTALAEGRMIVVTDDADREDEGDLVLAAATATAEQVAFVVRHTTGIVCAPMSAERADALRLPPMVPDNTDPHGTAFTVTVDHAGTGTGVSAADRAATLRSLADPATRPEHLRRPGHVFPLRARPGGVLQRPGHTEAAVDLLRLAGQEPVGVIGELVGPDGSMLRGEALGAFAREHDLPVLAIADLVRYRQTTERRVELVATAAMPTVFGEFRALAFRSLPDGTEHLALVHGDAAAAARTPGGALVRVHSECLTGDILGSLRCDCGAQLEQALRAIAAEGAGAVVYLRGHEGRGIGLAGKIRAYALQDSGLDTIEANLAQGLPVDARSYGTAAHILGELGITRIRLVTNNPGKHGDLAGHGVQIAGSVALPTAPTPHNLRYLRTKQERMGHTLDLGRHVG
- a CDS encoding HD domain-containing protein, producing the protein MTETIAGIAVPDSALAREATDLVRAAEDDLLFHHSRRVFLWGSLKARHRGLTVDPEAAYVGALFHDLGLTEKYRSTKQRFEVDGADLARDFLLGHGWSEAEARTVWLAIALHTTPGIPDHLEPEVHVVTLGVETDVLGLELDQITAEQRDAVVAAHPRPDFKNGILHAFYTGMKDRPDTTFGTMNDDVLAAFDPGFTRADFVEIIRGNAWPE